Proteins encoded by one window of Alkalihalobacillus sp. TS-13:
- a CDS encoding YaaC family protein codes for MNEWKSYDQFLSASSTQRYLKGCYQRSSSNLSSDELSYRNCYSFIYYLTHGKRYFDLCKSSPLELQPVLLYYGMVQLIKCCLLTVDPYYPESTALLAHGVTTRKRKKQNYLFLQDEIKVQRNGLFPYFSEQLFQLETIEGDKFQMQELLNYVPEMDDLFRQINGSSQLLQVSISSCGSMSIPDKILDPLHMTNTRFIQFLKQQFATESEVYYTGSKFVIEIGDKGIENPLIKKSAEGNFFIPTKREGFKPLHEVMVHYLLLYNLSMICRYETEWWGDLFHTYSSNDFPFISRFLSNSRVKVPKLLMAYLDKKREGN; via the coding sequence ATGAATGAATGGAAAAGCTACGATCAGTTTCTAAGTGCCTCATCCACACAGCGATATCTGAAGGGATGCTATCAACGTTCATCCTCAAATTTGTCGAGCGATGAACTGAGTTACCGCAACTGTTATAGCTTTATTTATTACCTAACACATGGGAAGCGATATTTCGATTTATGTAAAAGTTCACCGTTGGAACTCCAGCCGGTCCTTCTATACTATGGGATGGTCCAATTAATCAAATGCTGTCTGCTGACAGTCGATCCTTACTACCCCGAATCGACGGCATTATTGGCACATGGTGTCACGACTCGAAAAAGGAAAAAACAAAATTATTTATTTTTACAGGATGAAATCAAAGTACAAAGGAATGGATTGTTCCCTTATTTTTCAGAACAACTATTTCAATTGGAGACAATTGAAGGGGACAAGTTTCAGATGCAGGAACTTCTTAACTACGTTCCCGAGATGGATGACTTGTTTCGACAAATCAATGGGTCTTCTCAGTTGCTGCAAGTTTCTATTTCTTCTTGCGGATCAATGTCGATTCCCGACAAAATATTGGATCCATTACATATGACAAATACCCGGTTTATCCAGTTCCTTAAACAGCAATTTGCAACAGAATCCGAGGTGTATTATACAGGGTCTAAGTTTGTCATTGAAATTGGAGACAAGGGTATAGAGAATCCTTTGATCAAAAAGAGTGCAGAAGGGAATTTCTTTATTCCTACTAAAAGAGAAGGCTTTAAACCTTTACATGAGGTTATGGTTCATTACTTGCTTCTTTATAACTTGAGCATGATCTGCCGGTACGAAACAGAATGGTGGGGAGACTTATTCCACACCTACTCCAGTAATGACTTCCCTTTCATATCAAGGTTTCTCTCGAACTCACGTGTAAAAGTACCAAAGCTGTTGATGGCGTATTTGGATAAGAAAAGGGAGGGAAATTAA
- the guaB gene encoding IMP dehydrogenase, producing MWEEKFAREGLTFDDVLLVPAKSTVLPRDVSVKTQLSENVNLNVPIISAGMDTVTESKMAIAMARQGGLGIIHKNMSIEEQAEHVDRVKRSESGVITNPFYLTPERQVFDAEHLMGKYRISGVPIVDESRKLVGIITNRDMRFIQDYSIKISDVMTHENLVTAPVGTTLKEAEEILQEHRIEKLPLVDENGVLKGLITIKDIEKVIEFPNSAKDQHGRLLAGAAVGVTADAMMRVKKLVEAGVDALVIDTAHGHSEGVLQKVKEIKEAYPEVTIIAGNVATAEGTRDLIEAGVDVVKVGIGPGSICTTRVVAGVGVPQVTAVYECATEARKHGVPIIADGGIKFSGDLVKALAAGGHAVMLGSLLAGVDESPGEREIYQGRQFKVYRGMGSIGAMERGSRDRYFQENNQKLVPEGIEGRVPYKGPLADTIHQLVGGLRSGMGYCGTPSIDDLRENARFTRITNAGLRESHPHDVQITKEAPNYSV from the coding sequence ATGTGGGAAGAAAAATTTGCAAGAGAAGGACTAACGTTTGATGATGTTTTGCTTGTTCCTGCTAAATCAACTGTACTTCCTAGAGATGTTTCAGTAAAAACACAGCTATCTGAAAACGTCAATTTGAACGTACCGATCATCAGTGCAGGGATGGATACAGTGACGGAGTCGAAAATGGCGATTGCGATGGCACGTCAAGGCGGACTTGGAATCATCCACAAAAACATGTCGATTGAAGAACAGGCGGAACATGTGGATCGTGTCAAGCGTTCAGAATCAGGTGTCATCACCAATCCATTTTATCTCACTCCAGAACGCCAAGTGTTTGATGCAGAGCACCTGATGGGGAAATATCGTATTTCAGGTGTTCCGATCGTGGATGAAAGTCGTAAGCTGGTTGGGATCATTACGAACCGTGACATGCGTTTCATCCAGGACTATTCCATTAAAATCAGTGATGTGATGACCCATGAGAATCTTGTCACAGCTCCTGTTGGAACGACATTGAAAGAAGCAGAGGAAATCCTTCAAGAGCACCGTATCGAAAAGCTCCCACTCGTTGATGAAAATGGTGTGTTGAAGGGTCTGATCACCATCAAGGATATTGAAAAAGTGATTGAATTTCCGAATTCTGCAAAAGATCAGCATGGAAGACTGTTAGCCGGAGCTGCAGTCGGTGTGACGGCAGATGCGATGATGCGTGTGAAAAAACTTGTAGAAGCTGGAGTCGATGCACTTGTCATCGATACTGCACACGGGCATTCTGAAGGTGTATTACAAAAAGTGAAGGAAATCAAGGAGGCTTATCCTGAGGTTACCATCATTGCAGGGAACGTGGCGACCGCTGAAGGTACTCGTGATTTGATTGAAGCTGGTGTTGATGTCGTGAAAGTCGGAATTGGACCAGGATCGATCTGTACGACCCGTGTCGTTGCAGGAGTCGGTGTCCCTCAGGTCACAGCCGTTTATGAATGTGCGACAGAAGCAAGAAAACATGGCGTTCCAATTATTGCCGATGGCGGAATCAAATTCTCTGGTGACCTCGTCAAAGCACTGGCTGCTGGCGGACATGCAGTCATGCTGGGGAGCTTGCTTGCAGGAGTCGATGAAAGTCCAGGTGAGCGGGAAATCTATCAAGGACGTCAGTTCAAGGTTTACCGAGGTATGGGCTCGATTGGCGCAATGGAGCGAGGAAGCCGCGACCGTTATTTCCAAGAAAATAACCAGAAGCTTGTACCAGAAGGAATAGAAGGACGGGTCCCTTATAAAGGACCGTTGGCGGATACGATCCACCAGCTTGTCGGCGGACTACGTTCAGGTATGGGATATTGCGGCACTCCTTCAATTGATGACCTTCGAGAAAATGCGAGGTTTACTCGCATTACAAATGCAGGACTTCGAGAAAGTCATCCACATGATGTGCAAATTACGAAAGAAGCACCAAACTATTCTGTCTAA
- a CDS encoding D-alanyl-D-alanine carboxypeptidase family protein codes for MKRIVILMLAMLLVVTGVVTSNANTGYAAPDLQMEAESAILLDAESGKILFEKNADLMLPPASMTKMMTEYLVLEAIENGEISWDTPVKISDRAHKVSQDSSLSNVWLRKDADPDYTIKELFEAAAIYSANGATMAIAETIAGSEANFVDMMNEKAKELGLEKYEFYNSTGLNNSDLKGEHPKGGADDMNMMSARDTAKLAYHLLKDYPEVLDTAKIPEKTFREGTEDANRMINWNWMIPGNPQGYGLAYQGIDGLKTGSTELAGYSFTGTAQRNGMRLISVVMKADSYNSRFEETKKLLDYGFNNFQKQELVKANYEVKDKTTLPVTRGKEKEVEVKATDALTAVIANGDEEKYKPKATWDNKVLNDKGQLTAPIKKGDQVGTLSLAYSGKDDYGYINEAAKKKASVPIVAQADVEKANWFVLMMRGIGGFFGDIWSNVVNGIKGLF; via the coding sequence ATGAAGCGAATAGTCATCCTCATGTTAGCCATGTTACTTGTAGTCACTGGAGTCGTTACATCAAATGCAAATACAGGTTATGCTGCTCCTGACTTGCAAATGGAGGCTGAATCTGCCATTCTGCTTGATGCAGAATCAGGAAAGATCCTGTTTGAAAAAAACGCAGATCTAATGCTGCCACCAGCAAGCATGACGAAAATGATGACGGAATACTTAGTTTTAGAAGCAATTGAAAATGGAGAAATTAGTTGGGATACACCCGTTAAAATAAGTGATCGTGCACATAAAGTTTCTCAAGATTCAAGTTTGTCGAATGTCTGGCTCCGTAAAGATGCAGATCCAGATTACACAATCAAAGAACTATTCGAAGCTGCGGCCATTTATTCTGCAAACGGGGCTACGATGGCTATCGCAGAAACGATTGCAGGTTCTGAAGCGAACTTCGTCGACATGATGAATGAAAAAGCGAAAGAACTAGGCTTGGAAAAATATGAATTCTACAATAGTACCGGACTGAATAACAGTGACCTGAAGGGTGAACACCCAAAAGGCGGTGCTGATGACATGAATATGATGTCAGCTCGTGATACTGCGAAACTGGCATACCACTTATTGAAAGACTATCCAGAAGTCCTTGATACTGCTAAAATACCTGAAAAAACCTTCAGGGAAGGTACAGAGGATGCAAACCGAATGATCAACTGGAACTGGATGATTCCAGGAAATCCTCAAGGATATGGACTTGCATATCAAGGGATTGACGGATTGAAGACTGGTTCCACTGAACTTGCAGGTTACTCTTTTACTGGAACAGCACAAAGAAACGGGATGCGTCTGATTTCAGTAGTCATGAAAGCTGATTCGTATAATTCACGTTTTGAAGAGACCAAGAAGCTTTTGGATTATGGGTTCAACAATTTTCAAAAACAAGAACTTGTAAAAGCGAATTATGAAGTAAAAGATAAAACGACTTTACCTGTCACAAGAGGGAAAGAAAAGGAAGTGGAGGTCAAGGCGACTGACGCTCTCACAGCAGTGATTGCCAATGGGGATGAAGAGAAATATAAACCAAAGGCAACATGGGATAATAAAGTATTGAATGATAAAGGACAATTGACTGCACCTATCAAAAAAGGGGACCAAGTTGGGACGTTGTCACTCGCTTATTCCGGGAAAGATGACTATGGCTACATAAATGAAGCTGCCAAGAAAAAAGCAAGTGTTCCGATTGTTGCCCAGGCAGATGTCGAAAAAGCAAACTGGTTTGTGCTGATGATGCGCGGCATCGGTGGTTTCTTCGGTGATATCTGGTCAAATGTCGTCAATGGGATTAAAGGATTGTTTTAA
- the pdxS gene encoding pyridoxal 5'-phosphate synthase lyase subunit PdxS: protein MVQTGTDRVKRGMAEMQKGGVIMDVVNAEQAKIAEEAGAVAVMALERVPADIRAAGGVARMADPTIVEEVINAVSIPVMAKARIGHIVEARVLEALGADYIDESEVLTPADEVFHLNKRDFTVPFVCGARDLGEATRRIGEGASMLRTKGEPGTGNIVEAVRHMRLIQSQVKKVVGMSEDELMTEAKNLGAPYEILLQIKKEGRLPVVNFAAGGVASPADAALMMELGADGVFVGSGIFKSDNPEKFARAIVEATTHYQDYDLIANLSKGLGTAMKGVEISSLQPSERMQDRGW from the coding sequence ATGGTACAAACAGGTACTGATCGTGTAAAACGTGGAATGGCAGAAATGCAAAAAGGCGGCGTCATCATGGACGTTGTCAATGCAGAGCAAGCGAAAATCGCTGAAGAAGCAGGTGCTGTTGCAGTAATGGCGCTTGAACGTGTTCCTGCAGATATTCGTGCAGCTGGCGGAGTGGCACGTATGGCAGATCCGACAATCGTTGAAGAAGTCATCAATGCGGTTTCTATCCCGGTGATGGCGAAAGCACGTATCGGACATATTGTCGAAGCGCGTGTTCTCGAGGCACTTGGTGCAGACTATATTGATGAGAGTGAAGTTTTGACTCCTGCAGATGAAGTTTTCCACTTGAACAAGCGTGACTTCACTGTACCATTCGTATGTGGTGCACGTGACCTTGGGGAAGCAACTCGTCGTATCGGTGAAGGTGCTTCTATGCTTCGTACGAAAGGTGAGCCAGGAACAGGTAATATTGTTGAAGCCGTTCGTCATATGCGTCTGATCCAATCACAAGTCAAGAAAGTGGTCGGTATGAGTGAGGACGAGCTTATGACAGAAGCGAAAAACCTTGGTGCTCCATATGAAATTCTCCTTCAAATCAAAAAAGAGGGAAGACTTCCAGTCGTCAACTTCGCTGCAGGCGGTGTCGCATCTCCAGCAGACGCAGCATTGATGATGGAACTTGGCGCAGATGGCGTATTCGTAGGCTCAGGAATTTTCAAGTCTGATAACCCTGAGAAGTTCGCTCGTGCTATTGTCGAAGCAACAACTCATTATCAAGATTATGATTTAATCGCTAACTTGTCTAAAGGTCTTGGAACGGCTATGAAAGGTGTCGAGATATCTTCTCTACAACCATCAGAGCGCATGCAAGACCGTGGATGGTAA
- the pdxT gene encoding pyridoxal 5'-phosphate synthase glutaminase subunit PdxT: protein MVTVGILALQGAVREHARSLEESGANVKIVKRVEELNDIDGLVVPGGESTTMRRLIDKYEMFKPLQDFAKSGKPVFGTCAGLILMAKDIIGQEHGHLEVMDMRVHRNGFGRQRESFEVPLTIKGLKGEEDYIGVFIRAPYIESVGPEVEVLATFQDKIVAARQGRFLSCAFHPELTDDHRMHGYFVEMIEELKKTVA from the coding sequence ATGGTCACAGTTGGTATTCTTGCCCTTCAAGGAGCAGTCCGTGAACATGCTCGATCACTTGAAGAGAGTGGGGCAAATGTAAAAATTGTCAAACGTGTAGAGGAACTTAATGATATCGACGGGCTTGTCGTACCTGGTGGAGAAAGTACAACGATGCGTCGATTGATCGATAAATATGAAATGTTTAAGCCTTTACAGGATTTCGCTAAATCTGGCAAACCGGTTTTCGGGACTTGTGCAGGATTGATTTTGATGGCAAAGGATATCATCGGTCAAGAGCATGGTCATCTTGAAGTGATGGACATGCGTGTTCACCGTAATGGATTCGGCCGTCAACGTGAAAGCTTTGAAGTTCCTTTGACAATCAAAGGGCTTAAGGGAGAAGAAGATTATATAGGCGTCTTCATTCGCGCTCCTTATATCGAATCTGTTGGGCCGGAGGTTGAAGTATTGGCAACTTTCCAGGATAAAATTGTTGCTGCTCGCCAGGGACGTTTTCTATCCTGTGCTTTCCATCCGGAATTGACAGATGATCATAGAATGCACGGCTATTTTGTCGAAATGATAGAAGAGTTGAAGAAAACAGTTGCATAA
- the serS gene encoding serine--tRNA ligase, which translates to MLDLKFVRENFDEVKEKLSTRGEDISGLDQFQELDEKRRELINKTEQLKSERNNVSKMVAEFKREKKDADQLIKEMREVGEKIKAFDEELRQVEEKLQSLMLTLPNIPHESAPIGGDEEDNVVDRKWGEIRSFDFEPKPHWDVAVDLDIVDFERAAKVTGSRFAFYKGLGARLERALINFMMDLHEDQHGYTEVLPPYLVNRDSMTGTGQLPKFEEDAFKIREEDYFLIPTAEVPVTNLYRDEILSLEDLPKAYVAFSACFRSEAGSAGRDTRGLIRHHQFNKVELVHFVKPENSYEQLETLTGHAETVLQLLKLPYRVMSMCTGDLGFTAAKKYDIEVWIPSYETYREISSCSNFEDFQARRANIRFRREPKAKPEYVHTLNGSGLAIGRTVAAILENYQQEDGSVEIPEVLRPYMGNKTVINN; encoded by the coding sequence ATGTTGGATTTGAAATTTGTCCGTGAAAATTTTGATGAGGTGAAAGAAAAGCTCTCCACTCGTGGGGAGGATATTTCTGGACTTGATCAGTTTCAGGAGCTTGATGAAAAGCGCCGGGAACTGATTAACAAAACGGAACAACTCAAAAGTGAGCGTAATAATGTATCCAAAATGGTCGCTGAATTTAAACGTGAGAAAAAGGATGCTGATCAACTGATTAAAGAAATGCGTGAAGTCGGAGAAAAGATCAAAGCGTTTGATGAGGAACTCCGTCAGGTTGAGGAAAAGCTCCAAAGCCTCATGTTGACGCTTCCGAACATTCCTCATGAGTCAGCTCCGATAGGGGGAGATGAAGAGGATAATGTTGTCGATCGTAAATGGGGAGAGATCAGAAGTTTTGATTTTGAACCGAAGCCTCACTGGGATGTGGCAGTTGATTTAGACATCGTCGATTTTGAAAGAGCAGCGAAGGTGACAGGAAGCCGTTTCGCATTTTATAAAGGCCTAGGGGCACGTCTTGAGCGTGCGCTGATCAATTTCATGATGGACTTGCATGAGGATCAGCACGGTTACACTGAAGTGTTACCGCCATACCTCGTCAACCGTGATAGCATGACTGGTACGGGTCAACTACCGAAATTTGAAGAAGATGCGTTCAAAATCCGTGAAGAGGATTACTTCTTGATTCCGACTGCGGAAGTACCAGTGACGAATTTATACCGTGATGAGATTTTGTCTTTAGAAGACCTTCCAAAAGCGTATGTAGCTTTCAGTGCATGCTTCCGTTCAGAGGCAGGGTCTGCAGGACGTGATACGCGAGGGCTGATCCGTCATCACCAATTCAATAAGGTCGAGCTTGTGCACTTTGTGAAGCCTGAGAATTCTTATGAGCAGCTTGAAACGCTGACAGGACACGCTGAAACAGTGTTGCAACTATTGAAGCTTCCATACCGTGTGATGAGCATGTGCACAGGGGATCTAGGCTTTACGGCAGCGAAAAAGTACGATATCGAAGTTTGGATTCCAAGCTATGAAACATATCGTGAAATTTCTTCTTGCAGTAATTTCGAAGATTTCCAAGCACGTCGTGCAAACATCCGTTTCCGACGTGAACCAAAGGCGAAACCAGAGTATGTGCATACATTGAATGGATCTGGTTTAGCAATTGGACGTACTGTTGCGGCGATTTTAGAGAACTATCAGCAAGAAGATGGATCTGTTGAAATTCCAGAAGTCCTACGTCCATATATGGGGAATAAAACAGTCATAAATAACTAA
- a CDS encoding bifunctional 3-deoxy-7-phosphoheptulonate synthase/chorismate mutase, whose product MVSNELEVLRAEIEDVNMKILELLNQRGEIVQKIGKVKEAQGINRFDPVRERRLLNLVSEHNNGPFETSTLQHIFKTIFKASLELQKEDNRKALLVSRKRKPENTVINVKGELIGDGSPRFVAGPCAVESYEQVRQVAKAMKDQGLTLLRGGAFKPRTSPYDFQGLGFEGLKILRQVANEFNLAVVSEIMNPNDLEQALDYVDVIQIGARNMQNFDLLKAAGSVDKPVLLKRGMSATIEEFMYAAEYIISKGNENVILCERGIRTYERATRNTLDISAVPILKKETHLPVMVDVTHSTGRKDLLLPAAQAALAIGTDGIMAEVHPDPAVALSDSAQQMDIPEFIEFMHKLRANQPVHT is encoded by the coding sequence ATGGTGTCGAATGAATTAGAGGTACTGCGTGCAGAAATTGAAGATGTGAACATGAAGATCTTAGAACTTCTCAACCAAAGAGGAGAAATCGTTCAAAAGATCGGCAAGGTTAAAGAAGCTCAGGGTATTAATCGATTTGATCCAGTAAGAGAGCGCCGGCTTCTAAACCTGGTATCAGAACACAACAATGGGCCATTTGAAACATCCACACTTCAACATATTTTCAAAACCATTTTCAAGGCGAGCTTAGAACTGCAGAAGGAAGATAACCGTAAAGCACTGCTCGTATCAAGGAAACGTAAGCCTGAAAACACCGTCATCAACGTAAAAGGTGAATTGATCGGAGACGGGAGCCCACGTTTTGTAGCCGGACCATGTGCTGTTGAAAGTTATGAGCAGGTACGACAGGTGGCAAAAGCGATGAAAGATCAAGGTCTGACATTGTTACGAGGAGGAGCTTTTAAACCACGTACATCCCCTTATGATTTCCAGGGTCTTGGTTTCGAAGGGCTGAAGATACTGCGTCAAGTAGCTAATGAATTCAATCTTGCAGTCGTCAGTGAAATCATGAATCCAAATGATCTCGAACAAGCGTTGGATTATGTCGATGTCATTCAGATCGGCGCGCGGAACATGCAAAACTTTGATTTGTTGAAGGCTGCTGGATCAGTCGACAAACCAGTTCTCTTGAAACGCGGCATGTCCGCAACGATTGAAGAGTTCATGTATGCTGCAGAATACATCATCTCCAAAGGGAATGAAAATGTCATCCTATGTGAAAGAGGCATCAGGACGTACGAACGGGCAACAAGGAATACACTTGATATCTCTGCTGTCCCGATTTTGAAAAAAGAGACACATCTACCTGTCATGGTAGACGTCACACACTCGACAGGTCGGAAAGACTTGTTACTTCCTGCAGCCCAGGCGGCACTTGCAATCGGTACGGACGGGATCATGGCCGAAGTTCACCCAGATCCTGCAGTCGCTCTATCGGACTCTGCCCAGCAAATGGACATTCCAGAGTTCATCGAGTTCATGCATAAATTGAGGGCTAACCAGCCTGTCCACACATAA
- the aroC gene encoding chorismate synthase, whose translation MRYLTAGESHGPQLTTIIEGVPAGLTLLKEDINNDLARRQKGYGRGRRMQIEKDQVIISSGVRHGYTLGSPITLTVENRDFQHWRKIMGADPIEDEEDVKRQISRPRPGHADLNGAIKYGHRDMRNVLERSSARETTVRVAAGAVAKRILAELGIKVAGHVVEIGGVKADPVSYESIEDLQKITEDSPVRCLDPAAGEKMMRAIDEAKENGDSIGGIVEVVVEGMPIGVGSYVHYDRKLDAKLASAVMSINAFKGVEIGIGFEAAEKPGSQVHDEILWNEAEGYTRGTNNAGGFEGGMTTGMPVVIRGVMKPIPTLYKPLQSVDIESKEPFKASIERSDSCAVPAASVVAEAVVAWELAEAIVSQFGNDQIEKIKENIKRHQEQAKLF comes from the coding sequence ATGAGATACCTCACAGCTGGTGAATCTCATGGACCTCAATTGACAACAATCATCGAAGGGGTACCAGCGGGTTTAACTTTACTGAAAGAAGACATCAATAATGATTTAGCCAGAAGACAAAAAGGATATGGCAGAGGAAGACGAATGCAGATTGAGAAAGACCAAGTAATTATCTCAAGCGGGGTTCGTCATGGTTATACACTAGGTTCGCCGATTACCCTAACGGTTGAAAATCGTGATTTTCAACATTGGAGAAAAATCATGGGTGCAGATCCGATTGAAGATGAAGAGGATGTAAAGCGCCAGATATCCAGACCACGGCCAGGGCATGCTGATTTGAACGGTGCCATCAAATATGGACATCGCGATATGCGGAACGTTTTGGAGCGCTCGTCAGCAAGAGAAACGACGGTCAGGGTAGCAGCAGGGGCTGTGGCTAAGCGGATCCTAGCTGAATTAGGTATAAAAGTTGCGGGACATGTCGTGGAAATCGGCGGTGTTAAAGCAGATCCAGTTTCCTATGAATCCATCGAAGATTTACAGAAGATCACGGAAGACTCCCCAGTGCGATGCCTCGATCCGGCAGCTGGAGAGAAAATGATGCGAGCGATAGATGAAGCGAAAGAAAATGGAGATTCGATCGGCGGGATTGTAGAAGTGGTAGTTGAAGGCATGCCGATTGGCGTCGGAAGTTATGTCCATTATGATCGCAAGCTCGATGCGAAACTCGCGAGTGCTGTCATGAGCATCAATGCCTTTAAAGGTGTTGAGATCGGTATTGGATTTGAAGCAGCTGAAAAACCAGGAAGCCAGGTTCATGACGAAATTTTATGGAACGAAGCGGAAGGGTATACGAGAGGAACGAACAATGCTGGTGGATTTGAAGGCGGGATGACAACCGGGATGCCTGTTGTCATACGCGGTGTGATGAAGCCGATTCCGACGTTGTACAAGCCGTTGCAAAGTGTTGATATCGAATCGAAAGAGCCATTTAAAGCGAGTATCGAACGATCAGACAGCTGTGCTGTTCCTGCAGCTAGTGTCGTTGCTGAAGCGGTCGTAGCCTGGGAACTGGCGGAAGCGATTGTAAGCCAATTCGGAAATGACCAGATCGAGAAAATAAAAGAAAATATAAAACGGCATCAAGAACAGGCAAAATTGTTTTAA
- the hisC gene encoding histidinol-phosphate transaminase codes for MKVKKQMLSLKAYDPGKSIDNVKKELGLTRIVNLASNENPFGCSEKVAEALQSISNYAHYPDSRAEELREKVANHLNVEENQLLFSSGLDEMIQMISRLLLSPETNVVMASFTFPQFRHHAVIESAEIRDVPLKEGRHDLEGMQKAVDGQTSLVWICNPNNPTGTYVNEMELRTFLEEVPNDTIVVLDEAYYEYVTAEDYPDAMKLIGEYDNLLVLRTFSKGYGLAAFRIGYAIGHEKLMKNLDIGRLPFNTSKFAQIAAQAALEDESFVKESVARNREGLEQLYAFCNEYKVPYYPSQGNFIYIEPEQNQEQIFQYLIQRGYIVRPIKDGIRITVGKNEDNEELINLLKEFLADRSSNIKLTS; via the coding sequence ATGAAAGTGAAAAAGCAGATGTTATCACTAAAAGCTTATGACCCAGGCAAATCAATTGATAATGTAAAAAAGGAGCTTGGCCTCACTCGAATCGTAAACCTGGCATCGAATGAAAATCCGTTTGGATGCTCAGAGAAAGTTGCAGAAGCTTTACAATCGATCTCCAATTATGCCCATTATCCGGACAGCCGGGCTGAAGAGTTGAGAGAGAAGGTGGCAAACCATCTGAATGTAGAAGAAAATCAACTGCTCTTCAGCAGCGGTTTGGATGAAATGATACAGATGATCAGCCGTTTACTCTTATCACCAGAAACGAACGTAGTCATGGCTTCCTTTACATTTCCGCAGTTCAGACACCATGCTGTGATTGAAAGTGCAGAAATCCGAGACGTGCCCCTGAAAGAAGGTCGTCATGATCTGGAAGGCATGCAAAAAGCTGTTGATGGACAGACCAGTCTTGTATGGATCTGCAACCCGAATAATCCGACAGGAACATACGTAAATGAAATGGAACTCCGGACGTTTTTGGAAGAAGTCCCGAATGATACGATCGTGGTCCTTGATGAAGCTTATTATGAGTACGTGACAGCTGAGGATTATCCCGATGCCATGAAACTGATAGGAGAATACGATAATTTACTCGTGTTACGGACTTTTTCCAAAGGTTACGGTCTTGCCGCTTTCCGTATCGGTTATGCGATTGGTCATGAGAAACTTATGAAAAATCTTGATATCGGAAGACTGCCATTCAATACATCAAAGTTTGCACAAATAGCTGCACAGGCAGCTTTGGAAGATGAAAGTTTCGTTAAGGAAAGCGTGGCACGGAACCGTGAAGGGCTCGAGCAATTATATGCGTTTTGCAATGAATATAAGGTTCCTTATTATCCTTCACAGGGGAACTTCATTTATATTGAACCTGAACAAAATCAAGAGCAAATCTTTCAATATTTGATTCAAAGAGGCTATATTGTTCGACCAATCAAGGATGGAATCCGGATTACAGTTGGTAAAAATGAGGATAATGAAGAACTGATCAACCTGTTGAAGGAATTTCTAGCTGACAGATCATCCAATATAAAACTAACATCATAA